A section of the Falco peregrinus isolate bFalPer1 chromosome 3, bFalPer1.pri, whole genome shotgun sequence genome encodes:
- the ATP13A2 gene encoding polyamine-transporting ATPase 13A2 isoform X5 — protein sequence MEVTGYQTKTWRVALCHACSVLTAGLLLLLFHWKPSLEVQAKCKPCALGQADWVIIRDRFGQCFTTRVRTEALGEGSLEHHPGARLEDRRSSIAIGVSDEEESRDTIRLHEKEENNHLRYYLFEGMRYIWIERRQAFCKVSLLDEGWTCADLHLSQAGLDQQDHNTRRKIYGPNLIEVPVKSYARLLVEEVLNPFYIFQVFSIVLWVCDAYYYYAACIFLISTISLGLSLYETRKQSVTLQNMAKMSVGVRVRRPSGAVTFPEEMVVSSAELVPGDCISLPTDGMLVPCDAALLTGECMVNESMLTGESVPVMKTPLPAGSRAASPVYSPEEHRRHTLFCGTQVIQAKSYVGSEVLAVVTRTGFCTAKGDLISSILYPKPVSFKFYKDAVKFVLFLSILAFIGTLYSILILVKNQVPVGQIIIRALDLITVIVPPALPAAMTVGTIYAQNRLKKQGIFCISPPRINLCGKIRLVCFDKTGTLTEEGLDVWGVVPLESNHFMPIVHEPRCLPAGPLLYSLATCHTVSLLRAQPIGDPVDLKMVESTGWRLEMMEEGEGELPAFQQFGMKVLAVMKPPPEEEQPRDTKHQSPVGILRRFPFSSSLQRMSVLVKLPGEASAHLYTKGAPEMVASLCRKETVPVDFSQMLRHYTTDGFRVLGLACKTLSAVTTFEEALQLPRDSVESSLTFLGFLVMKNVLKPESAPVIHLLRNASVRPVMVTGDNMLTAMNVAKSCRMVEPKERVVFVNASPPSHDRPAALKFILAEHSQGEEQPGPQQQDGCSPQPCHFALNGKSFAVLCEHFADLLPKILIRATVFARMLPDQKTQLVCSLQELNYCVGMCGDGANDCGALKAADVGISLSEAEASVASPFTSRVANIECVPTVIREGRCSLVTSFGVFKYMALYSLVQFVSVLLLYTINTNLSDFQFLFFDLIITTTVAVLMGRTGPAQELGVERPQGTLISVLVLGSLLLQTALLITVQVLSYFITVSQSWYVPLNSTVMAPQNLPNYENTVLFCVTGFQYLILAVAMSKGYPFREPLYTNVLFLVVLILLFGLMIWLTLYPLGFPKTLLKLQGIDDLNFKLLLLGVAALNFFAAFVLETALDHGLLSCLRKLHRKKVSKKLFKRLEKELSQQQPSWPPLNEPLFATPKMSIAVR from the exons ATG GAGGTCACAGGCTACCAGACCAAGACATGGCGGGTGGCCCTGTGCCACGCTTGCTCCGTGCTGACGGccgggctgctcctgctcctcttccaCTGGAAGCCGAGCCTGGAGGTGCAGGCGAAGTGCAAGCCCTGCGCCCTCGGCCAGGCCGACTGGGTCATCATCAGG GACCGATTCGGACAGTGCTTCACCACCCGCGTGCGCACGGAGGCTCTGGGCGAGGGCAG CCTGGAGCATCACcctggggccaggctggaggaCCGGAGGAGCAGCATCGCCATCGGCGTGTCGGATGAGGAGGAGAGCCGGGACACCATCCGGCTCCATGAGAAGGAAGAG AACAACCACCTGCGGTACTATCTCTTCGAGGGCATGCGCTACATCTGGATCGAACGGCGGCAGGCATTCTGCAAAGTCAG CCTCTTGGATGAAGGTTGGACCTGCGCAGATCTCCACCTCTCCCAAGCTGGGCTCGACCAGCAAGACCACAACACCAG AAGGAAGATCTATGGACCAAACCTCATCGAGGTGCCGGTCAAGTCCTACGCGAGGCTGTTGGTGGAGGAG GTGCTCAATCCCTTCTACATCTTCCAAGTGTTCAGCATCGTGCTGTGGGTCTGCGACGCCTATTACTACTATGCCGCCTGCATCTTCCTCATCTCCACCATCTCCTTAGGGCTGTCCCTCTACGAGACGAGGAAG CAAAGCGTCACGCTGCAAAATATGGCCAAGATGTCAGTGGGTGTCCGAGTCCGCCGTCCCAGCGGAG CCGTGACTTTTCCAGAGGAGATGGTGGTGAGCTCGGCGGAGCTGGTGCCGGGTGACTGCATCAGCCTCCCCACGGACGGGATGCTGGTCCCTTGTGATGCCGCGCTGCTGACGGGCGAGTGCATGGTCAACGAGAGCATGCTGACGG GGGAGAGCGTGCCGGTGATGAAgacccctctcccagctggtAGCCGGGCAGCCAGCCCTGTCTATTCCCCCGAGGAGCACCGGCGGCACACCTTGTTCTGCGGGACGCAGGTCATCCAAGCCAAGTCCTACGTGGGCAGCGAAGTGCTGGCCGTGGTGACCCGCACAG GGTTTTGCACAGCCAAAGGGGATCTCATTAGCTCCATCCTCTACCCCAAACCTGTGAGCTTCAAGTTCTACAAGGATGCTGTGAAGTTCGTCCTGTTCCTCTCCATCCTGG CTTTTATCGGCACACTGTACAGCATCCTCATCTTGGTTAAAAACCAG GTCCCCGTGGGGCAAATCATTATCCGTGCTCTTGACCTCATCACCGTCATCGTGCCCCCGGCTCTCCCGGCTGCGATGACAGTGGGCACCATCTATGCCCAGAACAGGCTGAAGAAGCAGGGCATCTTCTGCATCAGCCCTCCCCGTATCAACCTCTGCGGGAAGATCCGCCTGGTCTGCTTCGACAAG ACAGGAACTCTGACCGAGGAAGGCCTGGATGTCTGGGGGGTGGTCCCGCTGGAGAGCAACCACTTCATGCCCATCGTCCACGagccccgctgcctgcccgcCGGCCCCTTGCTCTACTCCCTGGCCACCTGCCACACAGTCTCGCTGCTGCGGGCGCAGCCCATTGGGGACCCTGTGGACCTCAAGATGGTGGAGTCCACCGGCTGG CGCCTGGAGATgatggaggagggggaaggtgAGCTGCCTGCCTTCCAGCAGTTTGGGATGAAGGTCTTGGCTGTGATGAAGCCTCCGCCCGAGGAAGAACAGCCACGAGACACG AAGCACCAGTCACCCGTGGGGATCCTCCGGCgtttccccttctcctcttccctgcagagGATGAGCGTCCTGGTGAAGCTGCCCGGCGAAGCCTCAGCCCACCTCTACACCAAGGGGGCACCGGAGATGGTGGCCAGCCTCTGCAGGAAGGAAACTG TGCCCGTGGATTTCTCCCAGATGCTGCGGCACTACACCACGGATGGTTTCCGGGTCTTGGGTCTGGCTTGCAAAACCCTGAGCGCGGTGACCACCTTTGAGGaggccctgcagctccccag GGACTCGGTGGAGAGCAGCCTGACCTTCCTGGGGTTCCTCGTCATGAAAAACGTCCTCAAGCCAGAGTCTGCGCCTGTGATTCACCTCCTGAGGAATGCCAGCGTCCGCCCCGTCATGGTGACAG GAGACAACATGCTGACGGCCATGAACGTGGCCAAGAGCTGCCGCATGGTGGAGCCGAAAGAGCGGGTGGTCTTTGTCAACGCCTCCCCACCCAGCCACGACAGACCCGCCGCGCTCAAGTTCATCCTCGCCGAGCACTCCCAGGGCGAGGAGCAGCCA GGTCCGCAGCAGCAGGACggctgctccccccagccctgccacttCGCCCTGAACGGCAAATCCTTCGCCGTGCTTTGCGAGCACTTCGCCGACCTGCTGCCGAAG ATCCTCATCCGAGCCACCGTGTTCGCCCGCATGTTGCCTGACCAGAAGACTCAGCTGGTGTGCAGCCTGCAGGAGCTCAA CTACTGTGTGGGGATGTGCGGGGACGGGGCCAATGACTGCGGGGCACTGAAGGCGGCCGACGTGGGCATCTCGCTGTCGGAGGCGGAGGCGTCGGTGGCCTCGCCGTTCACCTCCCGCGTGGCAAACATCGAGTGCGTGCCCACCGTCATACG ggagggcaggtgCTCGCTGGTCACCTCCTTCGGCGTCTTTAAGTACATGGCCCTGTACAGCCTGGTGCAGTTCGTGTCCGTCCTGCTGCTCTACACG ATCAACACCAACCTGAGCGATTTCCAGTTCCTCTTCTTCGACCTGATCATCACCACCACCGTGGCAGTGCTGATGGGTCGCACCGGTCctgcccaggagctgggagTGGAGCGTCCCCAAGGGACGTTGATCAGCGTCCTCGTGCTGGGCAGCTTGCTCCTTCAAACGGCTCTGCTCATCACCGTGCAGGTCCTCAGCTACTTCATCACTGTCTCACAGAGCTG GTACGTGCCGCTGAACAGCACAGTGATGGCTCCCCAGAACCTGCCCAACTACGAGAACACAGTCCTCTTCTGTGTCACGGGCTTCCAGTACCTCATCCTGGCCGTCGCCATGTCCAAGGGGTACCCGTTTCGGGAGCCGCTCTACACCAACG TGCTGTTCTTGGTAGTCCTCATCCTCCTTTTTGGCCTCATGATATGGTTGACCCTCTACCCGCTGGGCTTCCCCAAAACCCTGCTGAAGCTGCAGGGCATCGATGACTTGAAtttcaagctgctgctgctgggggttGCTGCCCTCAACTTCTTCGCCGCCTTCGTGCTGGAG ACCGCCCTGGACCACGGCTTGCTCAGCTGCCTCCGCAAACTGCACCGAAAGAAGGTGTCCAAGAAGCTTTTCAAGaggctggagaaggagctgagccagcagcagccatcctGGCCACCCCTTAACGAACCCCTCTTTGCTACACCCAAGATGTCCATTGCTGTGAGATAG
- the ATP13A2 gene encoding polyamine-transporting ATPase 13A2 isoform X2 has protein sequence MLSGHVHRQAGDDGWTDPVPTGDGSACTTGGVRRDSSRLLGSQRPGYGTLQRDVDKSRMEVTGYQTKTWRVALCHACSVLTAGLLLLLFHWKPSLEVQAKCKPCALGQADWVIIRDRFGQCFTTRVRTEALGEGSLEHHPGARLEDRRSSIAIGVSDEEESRDTIRLHEKEENNHLRYYLFEGMRYIWIERRQAFCKVSLLDEGWTCADLHLSQAGLDQQDHNTRRKIYGPNLIEVPVKSYARLLVEEVLNPFYIFQVFSIVLWVCDAYYYYAACIFLISTISLGLSLYETRKQSVTLQNMAKMSVGVRVRRPSGEEMVVSSAELVPGDCISLPTDGMLVPCDAALLTGECMVNESMLTGESVPVMKTPLPAGSRAASPVYSPEEHRRHTLFCGTQVIQAKSYVGSEVLAVVTRTGFCTAKGDLISSILYPKPVSFKFYKDAVKFVLFLSILAFIGTLYSILILVKNQVPVGQIIIRALDLITVIVPPALPAAMTVGTIYAQNRLKKQGIFCISPPRINLCGKIRLVCFDKTGTLTEEGLDVWGVVPLESNHFMPIVHEPRCLPAGPLLYSLATCHTVSLLRAQPIGDPVDLKMVESTGWRLEMMEEGEGELPAFQQFGMKVLAVMKPPPEEEQPRDTKHQSPVGILRRFPFSSSLQRMSVLVKLPGEASAHLYTKGAPEMVASLCRKETVPVDFSQMLRHYTTDGFRVLGLACKTLSAVTTFEEALQLPRDSVESSLTFLGFLVMKNVLKPESAPVIHLLRNASVRPVMVTGDNMLTAMNVAKSCRMVEPKERVVFVNASPPSHDRPAALKFILAEHSQGEEQPGPQQQDGCSPQPCHFALNGKSFAVLCEHFADLLPKILIRATVFARMLPDQKTQLVCSLQELNYCVGMCGDGANDCGALKAADVGISLSEAEASVASPFTSRVANIECVPTVIREGRCSLVTSFGVFKYMALYSLVQFVSVLLLYTINTNLSDFQFLFFDLIITTTVAVLMGRTGPAQELGVERPQGTLISVLVLGSLLLQTALLITVQVLSYFITVSQSWYVPLNSTVMAPQNLPNYENTVLFCVTGFQYLILAVAMSKGYPFREPLYTNVLFLVVLILLFGLMIWLTLYPLGFPKTLLKLQGIDDLNFKLLLLGVAALNFFAAFVLETALDHGLLSCLRKLHRKKVSKKLFKRLEKELSQQQPSWPPLNEPLFATPKMSIAVR, from the exons ATGCTTTCCGGACACGTCCACCGGCAGGCAGGTGATGACGGCTGGACCGATCCCGTCCCGACCGGGGATGGCTCTGCTTGCACAACCGGTGGGGTAAGGCGCG acagcagcaggctgctggggagccaGCGGCCGGGCTACGGGACGCTGCAGCGAGACGTCGATAAGTCCCGCATG GAGGTCACAGGCTACCAGACCAAGACATGGCGGGTGGCCCTGTGCCACGCTTGCTCCGTGCTGACGGccgggctgctcctgctcctcttccaCTGGAAGCCGAGCCTGGAGGTGCAGGCGAAGTGCAAGCCCTGCGCCCTCGGCCAGGCCGACTGGGTCATCATCAGG GACCGATTCGGACAGTGCTTCACCACCCGCGTGCGCACGGAGGCTCTGGGCGAGGGCAG CCTGGAGCATCACcctggggccaggctggaggaCCGGAGGAGCAGCATCGCCATCGGCGTGTCGGATGAGGAGGAGAGCCGGGACACCATCCGGCTCCATGAGAAGGAAGAG AACAACCACCTGCGGTACTATCTCTTCGAGGGCATGCGCTACATCTGGATCGAACGGCGGCAGGCATTCTGCAAAGTCAG CCTCTTGGATGAAGGTTGGACCTGCGCAGATCTCCACCTCTCCCAAGCTGGGCTCGACCAGCAAGACCACAACACCAG AAGGAAGATCTATGGACCAAACCTCATCGAGGTGCCGGTCAAGTCCTACGCGAGGCTGTTGGTGGAGGAG GTGCTCAATCCCTTCTACATCTTCCAAGTGTTCAGCATCGTGCTGTGGGTCTGCGACGCCTATTACTACTATGCCGCCTGCATCTTCCTCATCTCCACCATCTCCTTAGGGCTGTCCCTCTACGAGACGAGGAAG CAAAGCGTCACGCTGCAAAATATGGCCAAGATGTCAGTGGGTGTCCGAGTCCGCCGTCCCAGCGGAG AGGAGATGGTGGTGAGCTCGGCGGAGCTGGTGCCGGGTGACTGCATCAGCCTCCCCACGGACGGGATGCTGGTCCCTTGTGATGCCGCGCTGCTGACGGGCGAGTGCATGGTCAACGAGAGCATGCTGACGG GGGAGAGCGTGCCGGTGATGAAgacccctctcccagctggtAGCCGGGCAGCCAGCCCTGTCTATTCCCCCGAGGAGCACCGGCGGCACACCTTGTTCTGCGGGACGCAGGTCATCCAAGCCAAGTCCTACGTGGGCAGCGAAGTGCTGGCCGTGGTGACCCGCACAG GGTTTTGCACAGCCAAAGGGGATCTCATTAGCTCCATCCTCTACCCCAAACCTGTGAGCTTCAAGTTCTACAAGGATGCTGTGAAGTTCGTCCTGTTCCTCTCCATCCTGG CTTTTATCGGCACACTGTACAGCATCCTCATCTTGGTTAAAAACCAG GTCCCCGTGGGGCAAATCATTATCCGTGCTCTTGACCTCATCACCGTCATCGTGCCCCCGGCTCTCCCGGCTGCGATGACAGTGGGCACCATCTATGCCCAGAACAGGCTGAAGAAGCAGGGCATCTTCTGCATCAGCCCTCCCCGTATCAACCTCTGCGGGAAGATCCGCCTGGTCTGCTTCGACAAG ACAGGAACTCTGACCGAGGAAGGCCTGGATGTCTGGGGGGTGGTCCCGCTGGAGAGCAACCACTTCATGCCCATCGTCCACGagccccgctgcctgcccgcCGGCCCCTTGCTCTACTCCCTGGCCACCTGCCACACAGTCTCGCTGCTGCGGGCGCAGCCCATTGGGGACCCTGTGGACCTCAAGATGGTGGAGTCCACCGGCTGG CGCCTGGAGATgatggaggagggggaaggtgAGCTGCCTGCCTTCCAGCAGTTTGGGATGAAGGTCTTGGCTGTGATGAAGCCTCCGCCCGAGGAAGAACAGCCACGAGACACG AAGCACCAGTCACCCGTGGGGATCCTCCGGCgtttccccttctcctcttccctgcagagGATGAGCGTCCTGGTGAAGCTGCCCGGCGAAGCCTCAGCCCACCTCTACACCAAGGGGGCACCGGAGATGGTGGCCAGCCTCTGCAGGAAGGAAACTG TGCCCGTGGATTTCTCCCAGATGCTGCGGCACTACACCACGGATGGTTTCCGGGTCTTGGGTCTGGCTTGCAAAACCCTGAGCGCGGTGACCACCTTTGAGGaggccctgcagctccccag GGACTCGGTGGAGAGCAGCCTGACCTTCCTGGGGTTCCTCGTCATGAAAAACGTCCTCAAGCCAGAGTCTGCGCCTGTGATTCACCTCCTGAGGAATGCCAGCGTCCGCCCCGTCATGGTGACAG GAGACAACATGCTGACGGCCATGAACGTGGCCAAGAGCTGCCGCATGGTGGAGCCGAAAGAGCGGGTGGTCTTTGTCAACGCCTCCCCACCCAGCCACGACAGACCCGCCGCGCTCAAGTTCATCCTCGCCGAGCACTCCCAGGGCGAGGAGCAGCCA GGTCCGCAGCAGCAGGACggctgctccccccagccctgccacttCGCCCTGAACGGCAAATCCTTCGCCGTGCTTTGCGAGCACTTCGCCGACCTGCTGCCGAAG ATCCTCATCCGAGCCACCGTGTTCGCCCGCATGTTGCCTGACCAGAAGACTCAGCTGGTGTGCAGCCTGCAGGAGCTCAA CTACTGTGTGGGGATGTGCGGGGACGGGGCCAATGACTGCGGGGCACTGAAGGCGGCCGACGTGGGCATCTCGCTGTCGGAGGCGGAGGCGTCGGTGGCCTCGCCGTTCACCTCCCGCGTGGCAAACATCGAGTGCGTGCCCACCGTCATACG ggagggcaggtgCTCGCTGGTCACCTCCTTCGGCGTCTTTAAGTACATGGCCCTGTACAGCCTGGTGCAGTTCGTGTCCGTCCTGCTGCTCTACACG ATCAACACCAACCTGAGCGATTTCCAGTTCCTCTTCTTCGACCTGATCATCACCACCACCGTGGCAGTGCTGATGGGTCGCACCGGTCctgcccaggagctgggagTGGAGCGTCCCCAAGGGACGTTGATCAGCGTCCTCGTGCTGGGCAGCTTGCTCCTTCAAACGGCTCTGCTCATCACCGTGCAGGTCCTCAGCTACTTCATCACTGTCTCACAGAGCTG GTACGTGCCGCTGAACAGCACAGTGATGGCTCCCCAGAACCTGCCCAACTACGAGAACACAGTCCTCTTCTGTGTCACGGGCTTCCAGTACCTCATCCTGGCCGTCGCCATGTCCAAGGGGTACCCGTTTCGGGAGCCGCTCTACACCAACG TGCTGTTCTTGGTAGTCCTCATCCTCCTTTTTGGCCTCATGATATGGTTGACCCTCTACCCGCTGGGCTTCCCCAAAACCCTGCTGAAGCTGCAGGGCATCGATGACTTGAAtttcaagctgctgctgctgggggttGCTGCCCTCAACTTCTTCGCCGCCTTCGTGCTGGAG ACCGCCCTGGACCACGGCTTGCTCAGCTGCCTCCGCAAACTGCACCGAAAGAAGGTGTCCAAGAAGCTTTTCAAGaggctggagaaggagctgagccagcagcagccatcctGGCCACCCCTTAACGAACCCCTCTTTGCTACACCCAAGATGTCCATTGCTGTGAGATAG
- the ATP13A2 gene encoding polyamine-transporting ATPase 13A2 isoform X4, with protein sequence MSSDSSRLLGSQRPGYGTLQRDVDKSRMEVTGYQTKTWRVALCHACSVLTAGLLLLLFHWKPSLEVQAKCKPCALGQADWVIIRDRFGQCFTTRVRTEALGEGSLEHHPGARLEDRRSSIAIGVSDEEESRDTIRLHEKEENNHLRYYLFEGMRYIWIERRQAFCKVSLLDEGWTCADLHLSQAGLDQQDHNTRRKIYGPNLIEVPVKSYARLLVEEVLNPFYIFQVFSIVLWVCDAYYYYAACIFLISTISLGLSLYETRKQSVTLQNMAKMSVGVRVRRPSGAVTFPEEMVVSSAELVPGDCISLPTDGMLVPCDAALLTGECMVNESMLTGESVPVMKTPLPAGSRAASPVYSPEEHRRHTLFCGTQVIQAKSYVGSEVLAVVTRTGFCTAKGDLISSILYPKPVSFKFYKDAVKFVLFLSILAFIGTLYSILILVKNQVPVGQIIIRALDLITVIVPPALPAAMTVGTIYAQNRLKKQGIFCISPPRINLCGKIRLVCFDKTGTLTEEGLDVWGVVPLESNHFMPIVHEPRCLPAGPLLYSLATCHTVSLLRAQPIGDPVDLKMVESTGWRLEMMEEGEGELPAFQQFGMKVLAVMKPPPEEEQPRDTKHQSPVGILRRFPFSSSLQRMSVLVKLPGEASAHLYTKGAPEMVASLCRKETVPVDFSQMLRHYTTDGFRVLGLACKTLSAVTTFEEALQLPRDSVESSLTFLGFLVMKNVLKPESAPVIHLLRNASVRPVMVTGDNMLTAMNVAKSCRMVEPKERVVFVNASPPSHDRPAALKFILAEHSQGEEQPGPQQQDGCSPQPCHFALNGKSFAVLCEHFADLLPKILIRATVFARMLPDQKTQLVCSLQELNYCVGMCGDGANDCGALKAADVGISLSEAEASVASPFTSRVANIECVPTVIREGRCSLVTSFGVFKYMALYSLVQFVSVLLLYTINTNLSDFQFLFFDLIITTTVAVLMGRTGPAQELGVERPQGTLISVLVLGSLLLQTALLITVQVLSYFITVSQSWYVPLNSTVMAPQNLPNYENTVLFCVTGFQYLILAVAMSKGYPFREPLYTNVLFLVVLILLFGLMIWLTLYPLGFPKTLLKLQGIDDLNFKLLLLGVAALNFFAAFVLETALDHGLLSCLRKLHRKKVSKKLFKRLEKELSQQQPSWPPLNEPLFATPKMSIAVR encoded by the exons acagcagcaggctgctggggagccaGCGGCCGGGCTACGGGACGCTGCAGCGAGACGTCGATAAGTCCCGCATG GAGGTCACAGGCTACCAGACCAAGACATGGCGGGTGGCCCTGTGCCACGCTTGCTCCGTGCTGACGGccgggctgctcctgctcctcttccaCTGGAAGCCGAGCCTGGAGGTGCAGGCGAAGTGCAAGCCCTGCGCCCTCGGCCAGGCCGACTGGGTCATCATCAGG GACCGATTCGGACAGTGCTTCACCACCCGCGTGCGCACGGAGGCTCTGGGCGAGGGCAG CCTGGAGCATCACcctggggccaggctggaggaCCGGAGGAGCAGCATCGCCATCGGCGTGTCGGATGAGGAGGAGAGCCGGGACACCATCCGGCTCCATGAGAAGGAAGAG AACAACCACCTGCGGTACTATCTCTTCGAGGGCATGCGCTACATCTGGATCGAACGGCGGCAGGCATTCTGCAAAGTCAG CCTCTTGGATGAAGGTTGGACCTGCGCAGATCTCCACCTCTCCCAAGCTGGGCTCGACCAGCAAGACCACAACACCAG AAGGAAGATCTATGGACCAAACCTCATCGAGGTGCCGGTCAAGTCCTACGCGAGGCTGTTGGTGGAGGAG GTGCTCAATCCCTTCTACATCTTCCAAGTGTTCAGCATCGTGCTGTGGGTCTGCGACGCCTATTACTACTATGCCGCCTGCATCTTCCTCATCTCCACCATCTCCTTAGGGCTGTCCCTCTACGAGACGAGGAAG CAAAGCGTCACGCTGCAAAATATGGCCAAGATGTCAGTGGGTGTCCGAGTCCGCCGTCCCAGCGGAG CCGTGACTTTTCCAGAGGAGATGGTGGTGAGCTCGGCGGAGCTGGTGCCGGGTGACTGCATCAGCCTCCCCACGGACGGGATGCTGGTCCCTTGTGATGCCGCGCTGCTGACGGGCGAGTGCATGGTCAACGAGAGCATGCTGACGG GGGAGAGCGTGCCGGTGATGAAgacccctctcccagctggtAGCCGGGCAGCCAGCCCTGTCTATTCCCCCGAGGAGCACCGGCGGCACACCTTGTTCTGCGGGACGCAGGTCATCCAAGCCAAGTCCTACGTGGGCAGCGAAGTGCTGGCCGTGGTGACCCGCACAG GGTTTTGCACAGCCAAAGGGGATCTCATTAGCTCCATCCTCTACCCCAAACCTGTGAGCTTCAAGTTCTACAAGGATGCTGTGAAGTTCGTCCTGTTCCTCTCCATCCTGG CTTTTATCGGCACACTGTACAGCATCCTCATCTTGGTTAAAAACCAG GTCCCCGTGGGGCAAATCATTATCCGTGCTCTTGACCTCATCACCGTCATCGTGCCCCCGGCTCTCCCGGCTGCGATGACAGTGGGCACCATCTATGCCCAGAACAGGCTGAAGAAGCAGGGCATCTTCTGCATCAGCCCTCCCCGTATCAACCTCTGCGGGAAGATCCGCCTGGTCTGCTTCGACAAG ACAGGAACTCTGACCGAGGAAGGCCTGGATGTCTGGGGGGTGGTCCCGCTGGAGAGCAACCACTTCATGCCCATCGTCCACGagccccgctgcctgcccgcCGGCCCCTTGCTCTACTCCCTGGCCACCTGCCACACAGTCTCGCTGCTGCGGGCGCAGCCCATTGGGGACCCTGTGGACCTCAAGATGGTGGAGTCCACCGGCTGG CGCCTGGAGATgatggaggagggggaaggtgAGCTGCCTGCCTTCCAGCAGTTTGGGATGAAGGTCTTGGCTGTGATGAAGCCTCCGCCCGAGGAAGAACAGCCACGAGACACG AAGCACCAGTCACCCGTGGGGATCCTCCGGCgtttccccttctcctcttccctgcagagGATGAGCGTCCTGGTGAAGCTGCCCGGCGAAGCCTCAGCCCACCTCTACACCAAGGGGGCACCGGAGATGGTGGCCAGCCTCTGCAGGAAGGAAACTG TGCCCGTGGATTTCTCCCAGATGCTGCGGCACTACACCACGGATGGTTTCCGGGTCTTGGGTCTGGCTTGCAAAACCCTGAGCGCGGTGACCACCTTTGAGGaggccctgcagctccccag GGACTCGGTGGAGAGCAGCCTGACCTTCCTGGGGTTCCTCGTCATGAAAAACGTCCTCAAGCCAGAGTCTGCGCCTGTGATTCACCTCCTGAGGAATGCCAGCGTCCGCCCCGTCATGGTGACAG GAGACAACATGCTGACGGCCATGAACGTGGCCAAGAGCTGCCGCATGGTGGAGCCGAAAGAGCGGGTGGTCTTTGTCAACGCCTCCCCACCCAGCCACGACAGACCCGCCGCGCTCAAGTTCATCCTCGCCGAGCACTCCCAGGGCGAGGAGCAGCCA GGTCCGCAGCAGCAGGACggctgctccccccagccctgccacttCGCCCTGAACGGCAAATCCTTCGCCGTGCTTTGCGAGCACTTCGCCGACCTGCTGCCGAAG ATCCTCATCCGAGCCACCGTGTTCGCCCGCATGTTGCCTGACCAGAAGACTCAGCTGGTGTGCAGCCTGCAGGAGCTCAA CTACTGTGTGGGGATGTGCGGGGACGGGGCCAATGACTGCGGGGCACTGAAGGCGGCCGACGTGGGCATCTCGCTGTCGGAGGCGGAGGCGTCGGTGGCCTCGCCGTTCACCTCCCGCGTGGCAAACATCGAGTGCGTGCCCACCGTCATACG ggagggcaggtgCTCGCTGGTCACCTCCTTCGGCGTCTTTAAGTACATGGCCCTGTACAGCCTGGTGCAGTTCGTGTCCGTCCTGCTGCTCTACACG ATCAACACCAACCTGAGCGATTTCCAGTTCCTCTTCTTCGACCTGATCATCACCACCACCGTGGCAGTGCTGATGGGTCGCACCGGTCctgcccaggagctgggagTGGAGCGTCCCCAAGGGACGTTGATCAGCGTCCTCGTGCTGGGCAGCTTGCTCCTTCAAACGGCTCTGCTCATCACCGTGCAGGTCCTCAGCTACTTCATCACTGTCTCACAGAGCTG GTACGTGCCGCTGAACAGCACAGTGATGGCTCCCCAGAACCTGCCCAACTACGAGAACACAGTCCTCTTCTGTGTCACGGGCTTCCAGTACCTCATCCTGGCCGTCGCCATGTCCAAGGGGTACCCGTTTCGGGAGCCGCTCTACACCAACG TGCTGTTCTTGGTAGTCCTCATCCTCCTTTTTGGCCTCATGATATGGTTGACCCTCTACCCGCTGGGCTTCCCCAAAACCCTGCTGAAGCTGCAGGGCATCGATGACTTGAAtttcaagctgctgctgctgggggttGCTGCCCTCAACTTCTTCGCCGCCTTCGTGCTGGAG ACCGCCCTGGACCACGGCTTGCTCAGCTGCCTCCGCAAACTGCACCGAAAGAAGGTGTCCAAGAAGCTTTTCAAGaggctggagaaggagctgagccagcagcagccatcctGGCCACCCCTTAACGAACCCCTCTTTGCTACACCCAAGATGTCCATTGCTGTGAGATAG